Proteins co-encoded in one Kribbella qitaiheensis genomic window:
- a CDS encoding P1 family peptidase, with protein sequence MPKPGPHNAITDVPGVRVGQVERTDAPYLTGTTVVHFPGTAIAGVDVRGGAPGTRETDLLDPVNSNPGVNAIVLSGGSAYGLDTAGGVMAWLEEQGQGIRVGAGEREVVPIVPTAVIFDLGRGGGFQARPTADWGRQAIEAATDGTVAQGNHGAGAGARTGRLKGGVGTASIRFDDGTTVGALVIVNAVGSTVDHQGRLYGDRFGLADEFGQLRTPTEPPPEGPAGPLPGMNTVIAVIATDVPLDKAAAQRMAMVAHDGLARAIDPIHTLVDGDAIFAVSTTTGAPRLSVTEPTALIQLETVFAAGAQALSRAIVHGVLAAESVETPTGRLPGYRDAYPSAFTAS encoded by the coding sequence ATGCCGAAACCTGGTCCTCACAACGCGATCACCGACGTTCCCGGCGTACGAGTCGGTCAGGTGGAGCGCACAGACGCTCCGTACCTGACCGGTACGACGGTGGTCCACTTCCCCGGTACTGCGATCGCAGGCGTCGACGTGCGAGGGGGAGCGCCGGGCACCCGCGAGACCGACCTGCTCGACCCGGTCAACTCCAACCCCGGCGTGAACGCGATCGTCCTCTCGGGCGGGAGCGCGTACGGCCTCGATACGGCCGGCGGCGTGATGGCCTGGCTGGAGGAGCAGGGCCAAGGCATCCGGGTCGGCGCCGGCGAGCGCGAGGTGGTGCCGATCGTGCCCACGGCGGTGATCTTCGATCTCGGCCGTGGTGGCGGCTTCCAGGCCAGGCCGACCGCCGACTGGGGACGGCAGGCGATCGAGGCCGCGACCGACGGAACGGTTGCGCAGGGCAACCATGGCGCCGGCGCGGGAGCCCGGACGGGACGGCTCAAGGGTGGCGTCGGGACGGCGAGCATCCGGTTCGACGACGGCACCACGGTCGGCGCACTGGTCATCGTCAATGCCGTCGGCTCGACTGTCGACCACCAAGGACGCCTGTACGGCGATCGCTTCGGCCTCGCGGACGAATTCGGGCAACTCCGAACCCCGACCGAGCCACCGCCGGAAGGCCCAGCCGGTCCGCTGCCTGGCATGAACACGGTGATCGCCGTCATCGCCACCGACGTCCCGCTCGACAAGGCCGCCGCCCAGCGGATGGCGATGGTCGCTCACGACGGCCTGGCGCGTGCCATCGACCCGATCCACACTCTCGTCGACGGCGACGCCATCTTCGCCGTCTCGACGACCACCGGAGCACCCCGGCTGTCGGTCACCGAACCGACCGCGCTCATTCAACTCGAGACTGTCTTCGCCGCCGGAGCCCAAGCCCTCTCACGCGCCATCGTCCACGGAGTCCTCGCCGCCGAATCGGTCGAGACCCCGACCGGCCGCCTCCCCGGCTACCGCGACGCCTACCCCTCGGCCTTCACCGCGAGCTGA
- a CDS encoding bifunctional GNAT family N-acetyltransferase/acetate--CoA ligase family protein produces the protein MTEPEQQPQRPAQYGPSRPVDLPPGYPAEYEADVVLRDGATAHLRPITPDDAELLVSFYARVSEQSKYYRFFAPYPQLSDRDVARFTQVDYRDRTALIVTVGDEMIGVGRYERTGRRTAEVAFLIEDAHQGRGLGQLLLEHLAQAAREHGITRFVAEVLPDNRKMITVFTEAGYKVAREFEDGVIVVEFDIAPTDTSFGVMQAREQRSEALSIARLLTPTSVAVIGASRREGTIGNALLRNVRDSGFPGRLYAVNAESSEDEIDGVPAYRTIRDINEKIDLAVVAVRAEMAADVVLDCAAKGVRGLVVVSSGFAEIGDEGRKLQRQLVGLARSYGMRVIGPNALGVINTAPGVGLNATLSPVMPSRGRVGFFCQSGALGVSILADMAGRGLGLSSFVSAGNRADVSGNDLMQYWYSDEATEVVLLYLESLGNPRKFSRVARRLAGRKPVIALKSGRATQGVPLGQTVRRSKLPPATVDSLFRQSGLIGVDTNGELFDVAQLMAHQPLPKGRRVAIVSNSDALTLLALDTVASTGLDVAGEPRTLSAEATAADFGAALCEVFADDRVHSVVVIFTPPVQSNGAEVAQVLAAAAAGSDKPVVSTFLASRSVPEQLRVPDEYGGAARGSIPSYSSPQYAVGALAKVTQYAEWRRRADSRIPDLPDVDTAGAEAFVTEFLQRHPQGADLGDEDRQRLLSFYDISVLPAFPVLSADEAVARAEELGFEVILKATADQWRMRPDLADIWRHIHDEDDMRQAWAEMTSTFGVASDPARAQFVVQKMAPPGVPVVISAQEDVSFGPVVSFGLSGVATDLLGDRSYRMPPLTTADAAEMVREVRAAPLLYGYRGSDPVDIAAIENLLHRVARLTLELEEVVRLDLRSVLVSIDSATVLDTSIRIAPNEKPRQDTPVRRLT, from the coding sequence GTGACAGAGCCGGAGCAGCAGCCGCAGCGACCGGCCCAGTATGGCCCGAGCCGTCCAGTTGACCTCCCGCCCGGTTATCCGGCGGAGTACGAGGCGGACGTGGTACTGCGGGACGGGGCGACGGCGCATCTGCGGCCGATCACGCCTGACGACGCTGAACTGCTCGTGTCGTTCTACGCCCGGGTATCGGAGCAGTCGAAGTACTACCGCTTCTTCGCGCCGTACCCACAGCTGTCCGATCGCGACGTCGCCCGGTTCACCCAGGTGGACTACCGGGATCGGACCGCGCTGATCGTCACTGTCGGCGACGAGATGATCGGGGTCGGCCGGTACGAGCGGACCGGCCGGCGGACGGCCGAGGTCGCGTTCCTGATCGAGGACGCCCATCAGGGCCGGGGGCTGGGGCAATTGTTGCTCGAACACCTGGCCCAGGCCGCCCGCGAGCACGGCATCACCCGGTTCGTCGCCGAGGTGCTGCCGGACAACCGCAAGATGATCACCGTCTTCACCGAGGCCGGCTACAAGGTGGCCCGGGAGTTCGAGGACGGCGTGATCGTGGTCGAGTTCGACATCGCCCCGACCGACACGTCGTTCGGCGTCATGCAGGCCCGCGAGCAGCGCTCCGAGGCGCTCTCGATCGCCCGGCTGCTCACTCCGACGAGCGTCGCCGTGATCGGTGCGAGCCGGCGCGAGGGCACGATCGGCAACGCGCTGCTGCGCAACGTCCGCGACAGCGGCTTCCCCGGCCGGCTGTACGCGGTGAACGCGGAGTCTTCCGAGGACGAGATCGACGGCGTACCGGCGTACCGGACGATCCGCGACATCAACGAAAAGATCGACCTCGCCGTCGTGGCCGTGCGGGCCGAGATGGCGGCCGACGTGGTGCTGGACTGTGCCGCGAAGGGTGTTCGCGGTCTGGTGGTGGTGTCGAGCGGGTTCGCCGAGATCGGCGACGAGGGCCGCAAGCTGCAGCGGCAACTGGTCGGCCTGGCCCGGTCGTACGGGATGCGCGTGATCGGGCCGAACGCGCTCGGCGTGATCAACACCGCGCCCGGTGTCGGCCTGAACGCGACGTTGTCACCGGTGATGCCGAGTCGTGGCCGGGTCGGCTTCTTCTGCCAGTCGGGCGCTCTCGGCGTCTCGATCCTCGCGGACATGGCAGGTCGTGGTCTCGGGCTGTCCAGCTTCGTCTCGGCCGGTAACCGGGCGGATGTCTCCGGCAACGACCTGATGCAGTACTGGTACTCCGACGAGGCGACCGAGGTCGTGCTGCTCTACCTGGAGTCCCTCGGCAATCCGCGCAAGTTCAGCCGGGTCGCTCGTCGGCTGGCGGGGCGCAAGCCGGTGATCGCGCTCAAGTCCGGCCGGGCGACCCAGGGCGTGCCGCTCGGGCAGACGGTCCGCCGCAGTAAGTTGCCCCCGGCAACCGTCGACTCGCTGTTCCGGCAGAGCGGCCTGATCGGCGTGGACACCAACGGCGAGCTGTTCGACGTTGCCCAGCTGATGGCGCACCAGCCGCTGCCGAAGGGCCGCCGGGTCGCGATCGTGAGCAACTCCGATGCGCTGACGCTGCTCGCCCTCGACACGGTGGCCAGCACGGGCCTGGACGTGGCGGGGGAGCCGCGCACGCTCAGCGCCGAGGCGACGGCAGCGGATTTCGGTGCGGCTCTGTGCGAGGTGTTCGCCGACGATCGGGTGCACTCGGTCGTCGTGATCTTCACCCCACCGGTCCAGTCGAACGGCGCCGAGGTCGCTCAGGTGCTCGCGGCGGCGGCCGCCGGATCCGACAAGCCGGTTGTCTCCACTTTCCTCGCGTCCCGCAGTGTGCCCGAGCAATTGCGCGTCCCTGACGAGTACGGCGGTGCGGCACGTGGCTCGATCCCGTCGTACTCCTCGCCGCAGTACGCCGTGGGTGCGTTGGCGAAGGTCACGCAGTACGCCGAGTGGCGGCGTCGTGCAGACAGCCGGATCCCGGATCTCCCGGACGTTGACACCGCAGGGGCGGAGGCCTTCGTCACCGAGTTCCTGCAGCGTCATCCGCAGGGAGCCGACCTGGGCGACGAGGATCGGCAGCGGCTGCTCAGCTTCTACGACATCAGCGTGTTGCCGGCCTTCCCGGTGCTATCGGCGGACGAGGCGGTCGCGCGGGCCGAGGAGCTCGGCTTCGAGGTGATCCTCAAGGCGACCGCGGATCAGTGGCGGATGCGGCCGGACCTCGCCGACATCTGGCGGCACATCCACGACGAGGACGACATGCGCCAGGCGTGGGCGGAGATGACGAGCACGTTCGGGGTCGCGTCGGATCCGGCGCGAGCGCAGTTCGTGGTGCAGAAGATGGCGCCTCCCGGCGTACCGGTGGTGATCTCGGCCCAGGAGGACGTCTCGTTCGGTCCGGTCGTGTCGTTCGGCCTGTCCGGCGTGGCGACGGATCTGCTCGGCGACCGCTCGTACCGGATGCCGCCGCTGACCACCGCCGACGCGGCGGAGATGGTCCGCGAGGTCCGCGCCGCGCCCCTGCTCTACGGCTACCGTGGCTCCGATCCCGTCGACATCGCCGCGATCGAGAACCTGCTGCACCGGGTCGCCCGCCTCACCCTGGAACTCGAGGAGGTGGTCCGCCTGGACCTCCGCTCGGTCCTCGTCTCCATCGACTCGGCCACGGTCCTCGATACCTCCATCCGAATAGCCCCGAACGAGAAGCCCCGCCAAGACACGCCAGTCCGCCGCCTCACCTGA
- a CDS encoding SLC13 family permease encodes MWWLSALGGLVALATSLLSPSDALDVIDRIAPVLVFLVAVTVIAGLADSAKVFEVAAREAAHLGRGKTWRLWLLVVTLATALTVVLSLDTCAVLLTPVVLAMARQLDIPPKLFAFTTVWLAGTASLLLPVSNLTNLLALHRFDQLGLGLGDYLGLSWRPAIAAVLITVVVLALLFHRDLRRTYVVPETPGIDDKVLFWGSAGVCVALGPAFVTGIQVAIPASIGAVVLVVLFAVRRRAELSWTLIPWRLVLTVVGLFLVVGALTAHGLEDLLGSIAGTHGHGLPADLRLTGTAAFGANAVDNLPAYLAMEPVASHPQGATSSRMMLLLIGVNCGCLLTLWGSLATLLWRDRCVAAGVHISWWSFLWRGLVLTPIVLVGTVLALNLG; translated from the coding sequence ATGTGGTGGCTCAGTGCACTCGGCGGCCTGGTCGCGCTCGCCACGAGCCTGCTGAGCCCGAGCGACGCACTGGACGTGATCGACCGGATCGCTCCTGTATTGGTCTTCCTGGTCGCGGTCACGGTCATCGCCGGGCTGGCCGACTCCGCCAAGGTGTTCGAGGTCGCTGCCCGCGAGGCCGCCCACCTCGGCCGCGGGAAGACTTGGCGGCTCTGGCTGCTCGTCGTGACCCTGGCCACCGCCTTGACCGTGGTGCTCTCGCTCGACACCTGCGCGGTCCTGCTGACACCGGTCGTCCTGGCGATGGCCCGGCAGCTCGACATCCCGCCCAAGCTGTTCGCCTTCACCACGGTCTGGCTGGCCGGCACGGCCTCACTGCTCCTTCCGGTGTCGAATCTCACCAATCTGCTCGCCCTGCACCGCTTCGACCAGCTCGGACTCGGTCTCGGCGACTACCTCGGCCTGAGCTGGCGCCCGGCGATCGCGGCCGTCCTGATCACCGTCGTCGTGCTGGCCCTGTTGTTCCACCGCGACCTGCGCCGGACCTACGTCGTACCGGAGACACCTGGGATCGACGACAAGGTCCTGTTCTGGGGGTCGGCCGGGGTCTGCGTCGCGCTCGGCCCGGCCTTCGTGACCGGCATCCAGGTCGCGATCCCCGCCTCAATCGGCGCGGTCGTCCTGGTGGTCCTCTTCGCCGTCCGGCGACGCGCAGAACTCAGCTGGACCCTCATCCCGTGGCGGCTGGTCCTCACCGTGGTCGGACTGTTCCTCGTCGTCGGAGCGCTGACCGCGCACGGGCTGGAGGACCTACTCGGATCCATCGCGGGCACCCACGGCCACGGCCTGCCGGCCGATCTGCGGTTGACCGGCACAGCGGCGTTCGGCGCGAACGCGGTCGACAACCTGCCGGCCTATCTCGCGATGGAACCGGTGGCCAGTCATCCACAAGGGGCGACCAGCAGCCGGATGATGCTGCTGCTGATCGGGGTGAACTGCGGCTGCCTGCTCACCCTCTGGGGCTCGCTGGCCACCCTGCTCTGGCGGGACCGCTGCGTCGCCGCCGGGGTGCACATCTCCTGGTGGTCTTTCCTCTGGCGCGGCCTCGTGCTGACCCCGATCGTCCTGGTCGGCACGGTCCTGGCCCTCAACCTCGGCTGA
- a CDS encoding AMP-binding protein produces the protein MSTEQSTSDTTRTFRDARDFLVAHREDYETAYRDFIWPAFDRFNWARDWFDALAVEQAEVAALTIVEEDGEVTSLTYAEMAERSRQVAGWLTQAGVRPGDRVLIVLGNIVPLWEVMLGCIRAGAVMIPATTLLTDADLADRITRGGVRAVVTTSADAPRYEGIADHCIRVGVGGPVDNWLDFEDSRSYDGPVPEVDTKADDSLLLYFTSGTTSQPKLVEHTQVSYPVGHLSTMYWIGLQPGDVHLNVSSPGWAKHSWSNVFAPWNAGATVFLYNYTRFDAEKMLQVLQTYGVTTFCAPPTVWRMLIQADLSVVDVRIRECISAGEPLNPEVIEQVRNAWDITIRDGYGQTETTAQIGNPPGQPVKLGSMGRPLPGYSIALVDPATDEVGDDGEICIELAPPPVPLMRGYRDAKDMTDEAMRGGFYHTGDVASRDEDGYITYVGRSDDVFKASDYRISPFELESVLIEHPAVAEAAVVPSPDPVRLSVPKAYVVLVGGREPSRELAQEILQFCRDHLAPYKRIRKLEFAELPKTISGKIRRVELRADEAAKVDSGERTEHAYDEADFRDA, from the coding sequence ATGAGCACGGAACAGAGCACTTCGGACACCACCCGCACCTTCCGTGACGCACGCGACTTCCTGGTCGCCCACCGCGAGGACTACGAGACCGCGTATCGCGACTTCATCTGGCCGGCCTTCGACCGGTTCAACTGGGCCCGCGACTGGTTCGACGCGCTCGCAGTGGAACAGGCAGAGGTCGCCGCGCTGACCATCGTCGAGGAGGACGGCGAGGTGACCTCGCTGACCTACGCGGAGATGGCCGAGCGGTCGCGGCAGGTGGCCGGCTGGCTCACCCAGGCGGGCGTTCGACCGGGCGACCGGGTGCTGATCGTGCTCGGCAACATCGTCCCGCTCTGGGAGGTGATGCTCGGCTGCATCCGGGCGGGCGCCGTGATGATCCCCGCGACCACACTGCTCACCGACGCCGACCTCGCCGACCGGATCACGCGCGGCGGCGTACGGGCCGTCGTCACGACCAGCGCGGACGCCCCTCGTTATGAAGGTATCGCCGATCACTGCATCCGCGTCGGCGTCGGCGGACCTGTGGACAACTGGCTCGACTTCGAGGACTCACGCTCGTACGACGGCCCCGTCCCCGAAGTCGACACCAAAGCCGATGACTCCCTGCTCCTCTATTTCACCTCCGGTACGACGAGTCAGCCGAAGCTGGTCGAGCACACCCAGGTGAGCTACCCGGTCGGCCACCTCTCCACGATGTACTGGATCGGCCTGCAGCCCGGCGACGTGCACCTCAACGTCTCCTCGCCGGGCTGGGCCAAGCACTCCTGGAGCAACGTCTTCGCGCCCTGGAACGCGGGTGCGACCGTCTTCCTCTACAACTACACGCGCTTCGACGCCGAGAAGATGCTCCAGGTCCTGCAGACCTACGGCGTGACGACCTTCTGCGCGCCGCCGACCGTCTGGCGAATGCTGATCCAGGCCGACCTGTCCGTGGTCGACGTCAGGATCCGCGAGTGCATCTCGGCCGGCGAGCCACTCAACCCCGAGGTGATCGAGCAGGTCCGCAACGCGTGGGACATCACCATCCGCGACGGCTACGGCCAGACCGAGACCACCGCCCAGATCGGCAACCCGCCGGGGCAGCCGGTGAAACTCGGCTCGATGGGCCGCCCGCTGCCGGGGTACTCGATCGCCCTGGTCGACCCGGCCACGGACGAGGTCGGCGACGACGGCGAGATCTGCATCGAGCTCGCTCCCCCGCCGGTGCCGCTGATGCGTGGCTACCGCGATGCCAAGGACATGACCGATGAAGCGATGCGCGGCGGTTTCTACCACACCGGCGACGTCGCGAGCCGGGACGAGGACGGCTACATCACGTACGTCGGGCGGTCGGACGACGTGTTCAAGGCCAGCGACTACCGGATCTCGCCCTTCGAGCTGGAGTCCGTGCTGATCGAGCACCCGGCCGTCGCCGAGGCCGCCGTGGTGCCGTCGCCCGACCCGGTCCGGCTGTCCGTGCCGAAGGCGTACGTCGTACTGGTGGGCGGGCGCGAGCCGTCGCGTGAGCTGGCCCAGGAGATCCTCCAGTTCTGCCGCGACCACCTCGCGCCGTACAAGCGGATCCGGAAGCTCGAGTTCGCCGAACTGCCGAAGACCATCTCGGGCAAGATCCGCCGGGTCGAGCTACGCGCCGACGAGGCGGCCAAGGTCGACAGCGGCGAGCGCACCGAACACGCCTACGACGAGGCCGACTTCCGCGACGCCTGA
- a CDS encoding ABC transporter permease, producing MSHDTGLGLAAVVVLPLLVVIAVVASRLASLRHDKGIVTAALRALVQLAVVGALVGFALQSIWGTVGFILVMMTVATITSARRIRHVVTVPGQYLHCAVAIGGAASVVLLLLVLPGVVPRNPGSILPMGGIIVGGAMNATTLAGRRLLSEYGGRFGEFEAGLSVGLMPPDAFKLVAGPVAGDALLPALDQTRTVGLVTLPGAFVGMVLGGASPTAAAALQLVVLIGLLTAGSIAILVTTELLARSSLPDGRTFSP from the coding sequence ATGTCGCACGACACCGGCCTGGGGCTCGCTGCAGTGGTGGTGCTGCCGCTGCTCGTCGTCATCGCGGTCGTAGCGTCGCGCCTCGCCTCGCTGCGCCATGACAAGGGCATCGTCACCGCGGCCTTGCGCGCCCTCGTCCAACTGGCTGTGGTCGGTGCGCTCGTCGGCTTCGCGCTGCAGTCGATCTGGGGGACGGTCGGCTTCATCCTGGTGATGATGACCGTCGCCACCATCACCAGTGCGCGCCGCATCCGGCATGTCGTGACAGTGCCCGGCCAGTACCTGCACTGCGCGGTCGCGATCGGTGGCGCGGCGTCCGTAGTCCTGCTGCTGCTCGTGCTCCCCGGAGTAGTCCCCCGCAACCCCGGGAGCATCCTGCCGATGGGCGGCATCATCGTCGGCGGCGCGATGAACGCCACCACGCTCGCCGGGCGACGCCTCCTCTCGGAGTACGGCGGTCGCTTCGGCGAGTTCGAGGCCGGGCTGTCTGTCGGGCTGATGCCACCGGACGCGTTCAAACTGGTCGCCGGGCCGGTCGCCGGCGATGCCCTGTTGCCGGCGCTCGACCAGACCCGGACCGTCGGACTCGTGACGCTGCCCGGCGCGTTCGTCGGAATGGTGCTCGGCGGCGCCTCGCCGACGGCGGCCGCCGCGCTGCAACTCGTCGTACTGATCGGCCTGCTCACGGCGGGATCGATCGCCATCCTGGTCACCACCGAACTGCTTGCCCGCTCTTCGTTGCCCGACGGGCGTACATTTTCCCCATGA
- a CDS encoding DUF2630 family protein has protein sequence MSDDKSLFTHIDELVAEEHELRTKHAAGDVSDGDEKARLSKLEVELDRCWDLLRQRRAKREFGDDPEAAQARSADVVEGYLN, from the coding sequence ATGAGCGACGACAAGAGCCTCTTCACCCATATCGACGAGCTCGTTGCCGAGGAGCACGAACTCCGGACCAAGCACGCCGCCGGGGACGTCAGCGACGGCGACGAGAAGGCCCGCCTGAGCAAGCTCGAGGTCGAGCTGGACCGATGCTGGGACCTGCTCCGCCAGCGCCGCGCCAAGCGCGAGTTCGGCGACGACCCCGAAGCCGCCCAGGCCCGTTCGGCCGACGTGGTCGAGGGCTATCTGAACTGA
- the sigK gene encoding ECF RNA polymerase sigma factor SigK produces the protein MVEDGTIRTKLLSASPSAARTDPHAAVMARVADGDPAAFTELYVAMVPRVFGLVRRVLRNQAQAEEVTQEVMIDLWRRAARYDEARGSVVSWTLTIAHRRAIDRVRSEQAGARREHRVASWPSIIGGDQVADRVAAGLAAQRLRICLQRLTALQREAITLAYFGGYTYTEVAQLVDASLPAVKARIRDGLRKLRDDINDPPPPYPRRLARPCSPVSAIQGPG, from the coding sequence GTGGTTGAAGACGGCACGATCCGAACCAAGTTGCTCTCGGCATCACCATCGGCGGCGCGGACCGACCCCCACGCGGCCGTGATGGCCCGGGTCGCCGACGGTGACCCGGCCGCTTTCACCGAGCTGTACGTCGCCATGGTTCCTCGCGTTTTCGGGCTGGTCCGCCGGGTGCTGCGCAATCAGGCTCAGGCCGAAGAAGTCACCCAGGAGGTGATGATCGACCTATGGCGCAGAGCCGCCCGGTACGACGAGGCCCGCGGCTCGGTCGTTTCCTGGACACTGACCATCGCACATCGCCGCGCCATCGACCGGGTCCGGTCCGAACAGGCAGGTGCCCGACGGGAGCACCGGGTCGCGAGCTGGCCGAGCATCATCGGCGGCGACCAGGTCGCTGACCGGGTGGCCGCCGGCCTGGCCGCTCAGCGCCTGCGCATCTGCCTGCAGCGACTAACCGCTCTGCAGCGCGAAGCCATCACGTTGGCGTACTTCGGGGGCTACACCTACACGGAGGTGGCGCAGCTAGTGGATGCGAGCCTGCCCGCCGTCAAGGCCAGGATCCGCGACGGTCTGCGTAAATTGCGCGACGACATCAACGATCCCCCTCCCCCTTACCCGCGCCGGCTCGCCAGGCCTTGTAGCCCAGTGAGCGCAATTCAGGGTCCGGGGTGA
- a CDS encoding CoA-binding protein, producing the protein MAWADESDIRKVLADCQTWAVVGLSNNTSRAAYGVARFLQGHGKRIVPVHPSAETVHGEPGYARVADIPFEVDCVDVFVNSDLAGAIADEAVGINARAVWFQLGVMDPDACTRTTAAGLTMVMNRCPAIEWGRLGPAALAHPGP; encoded by the coding sequence ATGGCTTGGGCCGATGAGAGTGACATCCGCAAAGTGCTCGCCGACTGCCAGACCTGGGCGGTCGTCGGGCTGTCGAACAACACCAGCCGAGCGGCGTACGGCGTGGCGCGTTTCCTGCAAGGACACGGGAAACGGATCGTGCCGGTGCATCCGTCGGCCGAGACCGTGCACGGCGAGCCCGGGTACGCGCGGGTCGCGGACATCCCGTTCGAGGTGGACTGTGTCGATGTGTTCGTCAACTCCGACCTGGCCGGCGCGATCGCGGACGAGGCGGTGGGAATCAACGCGCGAGCGGTCTGGTTCCAGCTGGGTGTCATGGATCCGGACGCCTGCACCCGAACGACCGCGGCAGGCCTGACGATGGTGATGAACCGCTGCCCGGCGATCGAGTGGGGCCGCCTCGGTCCAGCGGCTCTGGCTCACCCCGGACCCTGA
- a CDS encoding response regulator transcription factor, giving the protein MPARRLSIVLAEDSLLLREGLASILDRAGHEVRDAVGDADALLAVVRKEPPDVVITDVRMPPGHSDEGLRAAAAIRAELPAIGILVLSQYVADAYLSSLLESTTGGIGYLLKDRVGHVTEFLASLDRVAEGGTVVDPEVVRQLLARRRDDGPLAALTPRELEVLALMAEGRVNSSIAAQLVVSEAAVRKHVGNIFAKLQLEDGRDRRVSAVLTYLRG; this is encoded by the coding sequence GTGCCGGCTCGACGACTGAGCATCGTCCTGGCTGAGGATTCATTGTTGTTGCGGGAAGGACTTGCGAGCATCCTGGACCGCGCCGGCCACGAGGTACGGGACGCGGTCGGTGACGCCGATGCGTTGCTGGCCGTGGTCCGCAAGGAGCCGCCTGACGTGGTGATCACCGACGTACGGATGCCGCCGGGGCACAGCGACGAAGGTCTGCGGGCGGCCGCGGCGATCCGGGCGGAGCTGCCCGCGATCGGGATCTTGGTGCTTTCGCAGTACGTCGCTGACGCCTATTTGTCGTCGCTGTTGGAGTCGACGACCGGTGGGATCGGGTACTTGCTGAAGGACCGGGTCGGGCACGTGACCGAGTTTCTGGCCTCGCTGGATCGGGTGGCCGAGGGCGGCACCGTGGTTGATCCCGAGGTGGTCCGGCAGTTGCTCGCGCGCCGGCGAGACGACGGGCCGCTGGCCGCGCTGACTCCGCGCGAGCTGGAGGTGCTCGCGTTGATGGCCGAGGGGCGGGTGAACTCGTCGATCGCCGCTCAGCTGGTGGTGAGCGAGGCGGCGGTCCGTAAGCACGTCGGCAACATCTTCGCCAAGCTGCAGCTCGAGGACGGCCGCGACCGTCGCGTATCGGCGGTCCTCACCTACCTGCGGGGCTGA
- a CDS encoding sensor histidine kinase, with translation MNTAWAALTSRRYLVSSWPWRSYAYLLSSVPVGVLTIAVLIGAAAVSAVLSPILIGVLLLTAFPLLGVLIGAIERYRARLMIPAGISSPHAQMPPSIGLRERLRFRRREQASVRSLGYGFLFGVFIWPLNALLAGISLSVLVITLLAPFIARNEQLGMGPWTLTTMREGLLFLVLFGPIWFTVSSYLLGWLAAGQSELAKSLLGPREEELRRNVAELRRSRLDLVDAFETERARIERHLHDGVQQRLVGLTMTLGLAELDLPEGEGRRLVVKAHGEAEAALADLREAVRGIHPRVLVDHGLEAAVREIADRSPLPVTVRIALPDRLPMPIEAAAYFVVSEALGNVAKHAQATHCEVDGWVANDRLVVTITDDGVGSATIGNQSGTPAATGAVTPVGGTGLTGLVTRLDALGGTLDLTSPPGGPTRLRMESPCRLDD, from the coding sequence ATGAACACCGCATGGGCAGCGCTGACCTCGAGGCGGTACCTCGTCTCGTCCTGGCCTTGGCGCAGCTATGCCTATTTGCTGAGTTCGGTCCCGGTCGGCGTCCTGACGATCGCCGTACTGATCGGGGCTGCGGCCGTCAGCGCCGTCTTGAGCCCGATTCTGATCGGCGTACTGCTGCTGACCGCTTTCCCGCTCCTCGGAGTACTGATCGGTGCCATCGAGCGCTACCGGGCCAGGTTGATGATCCCCGCCGGCATCAGCAGCCCGCACGCGCAGATGCCGCCGTCGATCGGGCTGAGGGAGCGGCTGCGGTTCCGGCGCCGGGAGCAGGCGTCCGTCCGGTCACTCGGGTACGGGTTCCTGTTCGGTGTCTTCATCTGGCCGCTCAACGCGCTGCTGGCCGGGATCAGCCTGTCTGTTCTCGTCATCACCCTGCTCGCTCCCTTCATCGCGCGGAACGAACAGCTGGGGATGGGGCCGTGGACCCTGACCACGATGCGGGAGGGCCTGCTGTTCCTGGTCCTGTTCGGGCCGATCTGGTTCACGGTCAGCTCGTACCTGCTGGGCTGGCTGGCCGCGGGACAGTCGGAGCTCGCCAAGTCGTTGCTCGGTCCGCGTGAGGAGGAGCTGCGCCGCAATGTGGCCGAGCTGCGCCGGTCGCGGCTGGATCTGGTCGACGCGTTCGAGACCGAGCGCGCCCGGATCGAGCGGCACCTGCACGACGGCGTACAGCAGCGGCTGGTCGGCCTCACGATGACGCTCGGCCTGGCTGAACTCGATCTGCCCGAGGGCGAGGGACGTCGGCTGGTGGTGAAGGCGCACGGCGAGGCCGAGGCGGCGCTGGCGGATCTGCGTGAGGCCGTCCGTGGCATCCACCCGCGGGTGCTGGTCGACCACGGACTGGAGGCCGCAGTACGGGAGATCGCCGATCGCAGCCCGCTGCCGGTGACCGTGCGGATCGCGTTGCCGGACAGGTTGCCGATGCCGATCGAGGCCGCGGCCTACTTTGTCGTCAGCGAAGCGCTCGGCAATGTCGCGAAGCATGCTCAGGCGACGCATTGCGAGGTGGACGGCTGGGTCGCGAACGACCGGCTCGTCGTCACGATCACGGACGACGGGGTCGGTAGCGCGACCATCGGCAACCAGTCGGGTACTCCGGCCGCGACGGGTGCGGTGACCCCGGTCGGCGGGACCGGGCTGACCGGGCTGGTGACCAGGCTGGACGCGTTGGGAGGCACACTCGACCTGACCAGCCCACCCGGTGGGCCGACCCGACTGCGGATGGAGAGCCCGTGCCGGCTCGACGACTGA